TCTTGAACATTTTGGGGCAACTAACTCTAGTGATCGCCATGTCATCGAACCAGTTGATCCCAGCGAATTCAGCATAGACGACCAGCACGGATGGCTGGCCCTCGAGTCTACGATGCGATCCATTTTAGGGTACAAAGAACCAGTTGTCCCACCACCAGCTGACTACCTAGGAGACTTTTGCAAAGGTTTGCACTACAATAGTTTATTGAGACTAACCTTAATATTCTAactgaattttgtttaaattattagacATAAGTGAAGCTCTATTTTCAGTTGGACTAATTAAGAATTGTGCATTTGGCTCGGATTGGGCTCCTAACGCGTTTCCACCGCCTTACAACACTCATCTTCCTAAATTTCTTAATCGGATCCTGGGCGTTCCGGTGGAGCTCCAAACAAGGCTGTACAAATACTTCACCGACACTCTGTCAATGACCATCCACTACGCCAAAACGAGGTCCGATTTCAGCGCTATGGGAATTGTTGACATTGGCGAAGGTATATATATCCACCGGACTAAACTGCAAACATTCACCACCGACATCGCAACGGGGTCAGCGGCCAAAATCGAACTGCATCGATTTGAATTCGACTGGGGAATGAGCTGGGAAACGGCTCAAGAGAAATGGAATTCTATTACTGGAGCCAACGAAGGATTTTATCTTTCAAATgaagtaaaaatgttgaaaattttggtttaattttcttatttttaattattccaTTTATTATTCTCCAGTTTCTTAATGGGAAATGCGGAGTCTCGCTCATTGAGAAAAGTGACATCCCCGTCAGTGCTGACAGATGCGACCAAAAGGAATTCTTGTACAAGGTCTTCCGACCCAACACGGGTCTGCAAATGATGTCACAGTCTTTAGCtgacaggaaaaagaaattacgtAAAGTCACTCCTGTTGAAGCTCGACAGTATTGGGATAATTTATATTTCGCTTCTCAAACCGATTGCATCATCATTCCTACTGGttcgttattttattatttaattccGTTTAAAAATGCTAACCAATGTTATTTCCTGAAATGTTAGGTATGGACGATGTGCTAAAAAGGCAATGGTACTCGAATGTCGGAAAGGATTGCGGTTGCAGACACACAACATTTTGTGTGGGCCTTTCTATCTGGAAAGATGTCGAAACGATTGTACTCAATGCCAATGGGACTATGCAGGTAACTAGTTTCTGTCGATTGAGATCTCCTTTTAATGCAAGTCAAATATATTTATTAGGTTGCCTGTGTACACGTCGGGGGCAAAAGGACTGTTGGTTTAATTATCCCGACGATCTGTGAGTCCAGCATTTCTAACCTTCTTACCAAGCATTGCGGAAGAGGAAAATTCCAAACTGTGACTTCCGTTTCGCTGCTAAGGTAGATTGTCTTATGGAAAACAAAGCGCATGACATAGACATTTTCTAAAATGCTTAAGCTTTTTTGTTCCAAAATTTCTGTAATCCAATTCAATCCTGTCGTTTTCATACAAGAATTTGTTACATTGTATTTGTTTAGGATAAGGTAGGACCACTTCATAAGTCGGTAAAAACTTTAATGTTGCTaacaaaatcacaaattcttgtgatatttttctcgtttgaatttgaaaagtaGCACTGTGGCGGTTGAAAGTCGTCTATTTCATGAACTTGAATTGACAAAGACTTGTCAGGTTCGATGTGTACTAAAACTAGCGCTGTGTTTTAAGCATTGTTAAATAGGTTCTTTTCAACAAAGCATGGTGTATAGCAATAATGAATTAAAGGGGGTGTTCATATTAAAGCAAAACAGAACTTTTCTGGTGtgttagaagaaaacaaagctCTTCAAGACAAACAGTGGCTGTATGGTACCTTAGGCGATGATTGGAGTCAGTCAAATGTtgtcagcgatttcccaaagCGGTCTCCTCATGGACATGCCAGCCGATTCCTGTAAGTATCACATtctctttgttgttttcgtttaattttccaattaatttgacttctacaaatttcaaatcaatctCGTGTCTTCATTTCGTTAAAGTTGTAAAACTTAGTAGGtaataattagaaaatgttattttttccggGTGTGGGTACGATTAATTGGAGTTTTCTTATGAGGGCAACGTACACAAGATTTATATTAATCTCTGTCTTTGTctctttaaattattaaaaagttTGCGATTTGATGTGGGTGGACTCTGGTTGGACGTGGCGATCCGGCTGTAAAAGAACCAACACACACATGCATGCACACACGCAAAGTTTCAGCCCGCAGACAAAAGGACAGAGCTATAGAAGAGCGGACGAGAACAAATGGTCCAGTTTTGTTCTGTTGCCAGTAGGGTTATTACTTATTATCGAGCTTCCGTGTGTTGACAGGCGACAGGGTAGAGTATCGCGGATGTATGTAGATGTAGACTAGGGCGGATGAGTCAAAAGCGGTAAAGGTTAGAATGTCATAATCCACTGAGAATTTTCTATTCTGTCTACATCACAGCTTGATTTTATTCGACAATATTTACCGAGAAATCGAACCGGAGAGCGAGCAAAACTTCTCGTTTTATTTTGGTAAATTAATTCGTAAAATATTAAGAGATTTTGAtgcttttgaaatatttatatttcccGAAAAAGTTTTGTTCATTAATATGAACAAAGTTCACGGCTTCACGCATCATTTCTTCGTCCAATTAgacattgttttcttttttttttacaactagTCGAGGTTAATTTCCCGAAGGGATTTAGGGTGAGGCATTTTGGGGTCGGTGGGGTTGGAGGAAAAAATTCATGAAATTCGCCTGCTAAGCTCAATAGATGGCTTTGGAGATGAATGAAATTCGCCTGCCAAGCGCAATAGATgaattttgagttttcttaAGTTACAAAGAACTAATTCGGGAAAGAATTTTAAGGATTAAAATTACGGATAAAAATGTTCTGTTAACGTTTTCATGCCATAGCATTCCATTTTTcgtaattattaaattatttaaaaaatgaaaaagaaataaacggcAGCCACAATTCCAACttggtaaataaaaacaaagcagACGACTTAATCTcgtaccttcttcttctttgacaacttttttgagaaatcaaaaggttaaatctattgccacgaaatcCTTTTCGCAAAATGACTCTTGACGTTGCAGATGAGtgcaccgaaaaagaaatcgatgtCATTTGACTTGGGTGCTCAAAAGAATCATTTACTGAGCACTCGGAGGTTGAAAAACTCATTGACGAACTGAGGACGTCAGCCGTCAGCCCAACATCAGACAAACCAAACGGATATTCGTTTAGTGGAGAGAAACTGGCAAAGGTTTTCGTTCATTCTAGATCAATACCAAGAGCAACTACATTTGATCGATTCACACCTCGATGGACTACTCACTAAAATCATCAACATCATTCGAGAGGAAGTGCTGGATTATGAGGTGAAACATGTGGCCTTCCGATGCCTCTACTTTATATCGAAAGTCAGGGGCTACAAAGTTGTAGCAAGACATCTTCCTCATGAGGTAATGTACTATATAGATTTTCCCTGTGATCTAATCGTctaaatcaaaattctttCTAGACTGCCGATCTGGAGCCTTTGCTACATTACTTGGAAAACCAAGACCATGGTGTGCAACTAAAATGGGAGACTCATTACAGCTTGTTTCTCTGGCTCAGCATTGTAGTTAAAATCCCATTCCACCTTCAGCGATTTGACACCAGCACTTCAGAGCCAATCATGGAAAGGTAagaacaaaattaaacaatattGATGTCTTTTGAATTAAGatgattaaaatttctttcagaaTTCTGAATGTCTGTAAGAAATACCTGGCTGGGACAACAAAAGCTCAGGACATGGCCTTTTATGTATCGGCAATCTATCTTACAAGGCCTGATGTCAAAGATTCCTATCTACCAGGATTCATCAATTGGGCTCATGAggtttgccctttttttttaacttgaaaataacTGTCAAGCTTactgttttcatttccaacAGGTTCTTACCAAAGATAGTGCTCAGTtcaaaaaaggagttctttCAACGTTGGCCGGCGTATTCAAACATGGGCAAAGAGAACAAATGATGGAGCATGCACATGCTGTGCTGCGTACAATCCTGACGATTAAATTCCAACCGTCAGAATTGCTTATACAGTTAAGAAACCGTTGGTGAAGCTGACGCAGCGAATAGGTGAGCCCCTTTTTCGATTCATTTAGCTGGAAGTAATTAAAACGTTTCATGTATTTCTGAATGGCAGGTTTGATATTCTTGAAACCTCGAGTTGCCTCTTGGAGATACCAGCGGGGCAGCAGATCATTAGCTGCCAATCTGCAACAGAGCCAACCCGTTGAGACTAAAGCAGCTATTTCGGTGAATGATGAAGATGACCACGATTACGACGTGCCGGAAGAAATCGAAGAAGTACTTAACGAGATCCTGCAAGCCCTCCGAGACAAGAACCGTGAAGTCCAGTACTGAATTTaaatcgatttcattttttaaagcattCCTTTGTCatgaaaatcttattttttacagGTACTCTGCAGCAAAAGGCATTGGGCGGCTGACCAGTCGCTTATCAAAGAACTTTGCCGACCAGGTTAGCTTAATATTAATATGAagacgtaataataatcagccttattcattgttgttgtgtggctTACATTCAGTAATTCATGTATCTCTATAGAAAACACTGAACaatactattattattacaacgaattaattattaatcagGTAATTGAATCGATCATGGAActtttttcgtcctttttaGTCGGATATGGCCTGGCACGGAGGATGTTTGGCTTTGGCCGAATTAGGTTAAAATTGTCTTGAATGTTCAAGCTTATATCTgattgttaaaaaacaaattgtctccctcttcttcatttttagcCCGTCATGGATTGCTGTTGCCCCAGCGATTGTCTTCTGTCTTGCCTTTTATGGAGCAGGCCATGCTGTACGATGAGTTACGCGGTAACTTTTCCGTTGGCTCGGCTGTACGTGATGCCGCCTGTTACCTCTGCTGGGCCCGATCCTACGACCCGTCTCTGCTCCAGCCATTCGTCCATCAGTTGGCTAAAGCCCTAGTCATCACCACCGTGTTCGATCGTGAGGTCAACTGCTGACGGGCTGCCGCTTCTGCCTTCCAGGAACACGTCGGTCGACAGGGCACTTTTCCTCACGGCATCGACATTCTGACCACCTGCGATTAGTTCGCTTACGTAAAAATGCCTATCTCCAACTCAGGTGagtttcattctgtttcaaattcatttcattctgaaaacaattctcttctctctccagtCTTTTCGTGGCGCAATACGAAGAGTACCGGCCGCATCTCATCCAGCATTTAGTGGATCGTAAAGTCATCCATTGGGACACGGTTATTCGACAGCTAACATCTCAGGTATGGCATGGTGGTGCAATTGAACTTTGCTCATTTAACTTCAGTTGTTAATCAGAATTTTTGTTCAGGCCTTGCATCAAATGACGTTCCTCGATCCGGAGAGTATGAAACTGATTCTTTCTACTCAGATCCTTCCTCGCTGCACAAATCCTGAACTTTATTTACGGCACGGAAGCATTTTGGCCAGTGGCAAAGTCATCAGCGCTCTTTGTCAAGTGGCAAAAGACCATCAACGTCGTCTGCCAGATGAACTTGGTCAGTTACCGCTGGTCATTTCTTACTGAATTATTTCTACAATGTTTTCACGATCCTTTAGGTGATGCCGCGATGGAATCCATTACCCAAACTTGTATCGACATCCTGGAGGAGCGTTTCTGGCGGAGTTACGGCGGCGATCCAATGCGCATAGCCGTTTGCCATTTCATCCAAGATCTAATTTCGGGGGGTTTCCCGTTGCCAGACGCTGTAGTCGACCGTTGGTTGAAGGCGTTACGAGAGTGTCTCGCTTCAGCCGATTCAAATGTCCAGCAATCGGCCATCAGCGCCGTCACCGCTTTGATTGGCGAATACTTCCGGCATCAGCCAGTGGAGAAACTCACTGCCTTGTTGAACCATTTCCTACCCGAGGTGACGAGCAACAACCAACAGGCGAGAGTAGGAAACGCACTAGCCCTGGGCTCAATGCCTCGCTTCCTCCTCACCGTTTCCTTGCAGAAAGTCATCCAACTTTTGTGCACCTGCGCTCTCATCACCGACAAGACTCTCCAATGGGCCGAATCTCGAAAAAATGCTCTGACAGCTCTTTCGCTCGTCTGCACAACCGTTGGGATCGCCCCATCCAGCCCAGGTAAAATGACAGACGGcctcattttcatttattttgagaTAAgtctcaattttatttattattacacagGTGGGGTTGATCAAGTGACACTGGCCGGAATATTCCGCACATTCATCGATGGCTTTGAAGATTACACGGTGGATAGCCGTGGAGATATTGGAGCTATCGTCCTTGAATCGGCAATGTATTCTATTCAGGTTCGGTTtagaattcttttatttcaaataaaataaatcgaaagaaaacatttgaatatttctacAGGTTGTTTAGGTATTGACCAACACCTCGCAACCAGACCTACTTGAAGCTGACCTGATCCGCTCCGTATTGCATGCGGTGGCTAAACAATCGACGGAACAAATCCGTCGTAACCGGTTGTTGGCCcccaacttcttttcttctctcgtctaCTGGTACTTACAGAAAACAACTTAATTCTTAACTATAATACCTTTAACGAATTGATGTTTGTTTTAGTGATCCCACCATTCCTCACATTGAGCAGTTGGAAGAATTGCGTTCCATCATTCCACCGCCTCCGCTGGACATTTCGACCGAGAAGGAATGTTTCGATTTGTGGATGAAGGTGATGCGACTCGACACTTACCGCAAAGCCGTCATCACCGGACTTGTTTCCAGCATCGGCAGTCTCACGGATAGTTTGGTATGCATTTGCATTTATTAAGCAACACCTCGAGTATTGCTTATAACCTAACTTGTTGTCTCGCAGGTTAAAAGTTACAGCGCTCCATTCATGAGTTACCTCCGCCAGTTGGTGGCCGAGAACAAATTGGATGAACTGAATTTGGTCACCCGGGATATTCTAAACGTGTTTCAAGAGAATTTGAATAGTGTCCGACTGATGCCGTACATTTTCAACTTCCTGGACCATCTCTTGTCGTCCGGATGTTTGGATTCCGTTTTCAAATCCATGTCACGGTCGCTGTTGACCTTGATTCGTACTGAGATGACCAATGGCGGTAAACCGTTAAAagtattcatttaaattaaattacgaatttaaatatttagaaatcTTATTTAGACTGTTgattatcatctttttttacagttgTTGATATCGTCGGTGGATTTGTACTGTCACCTACTCAGAGGTGATCAAGTGACGTTCGATAAATCAATCATTCACCTGTTAAATCTGCTAGTGAATCGGTTCCCTCGCGTTCGTAAAATCACAGCCGTACGAGACGCTGCTGACTCTGACAGATATTAGCCCGTCGTTGGCCAATCACCAAGACGACATCTTGGCCATTCCCAGCGACACTGACTGGGACGAAGACGTCGAAGCTTTGAAGCCCGTCAAGACTCAGCTTCGCTCACTTTTCATTCCACCGACTTTGAATCCTTGAAATTCTTAGCCtttcattcaaattatttgcttatttaaaattaaataaccaCCCAAAATTGTGTCAATCATTTATGGGAAATACAATTTCGATTGTTTGGCTGCACTAAAGCTGCCTTTTTTGGTGAATCGCAAGTCTTGCCGAGCGGGGCTTTGGGCTTACTGATCAAGCGTGATAGCGGTTTCCTCCGAACACCCAGCAATTAAACATTTCAGGTTTTGAAACCAAGGACAGCAACTCCCGATGAAATTATGCGACCTctatcgggaaactcgcgcgCACAGCAAGAGATCGGAATTACTAACACAACCATACAACAATATATACAAATGACATTTTACTTCAAATCCacaatgaatgaaaatatctGCCCTTCGGGAACCTCTCCAAGGAGACTAGGCGCATTGGTAGCagttattgttttctttttttttacaactagTCGAGGGTAATTATTGCCGCATCTtcaaacgccatctagcgatagcATTTTAAAGCCTTTAgccaaaaataagtaaataaataaagagaaaacgttGAGGTGACTGCTCGCCCTttaagaaaggaaaacaactgTCAGCAACTCGGAAACTTTTTGCAAATAAGAACTCATTCGATTAAAATGGTACGAGAAAAGCAAACTGCTCGTAAATCTACTGGTGGTGCTGGCCAACTTGCTGCCCTTGCCGCacagaagaaaatcaaaggaaGGCACTCCCAACGTATCGCCAATCAAAGTGGCTTGAAAGCTGaacttttgaagaaaaagaagcatcACTATCGTCCTGGTGCCCTGGCTCTCAAGGAGATTCGTCGCTACCAAAACTCGACCAATCTTCTCATACCGAGAGTGCGTTTCCAACGACTTGTTCGCGAAATCTCGAAGGACTTCAAACTGAACTTGAGATTCCAGAGTGGAGCCATTGGCACCTTGCAGGAGGCCAGCGAGGCATTTTTGGTGGGCCTATTTGAAGACACCAATCTGTGTGCTCTTCATGCCAGTCGTGTCACCATCATGCCCAAGGATATTCAGCTAGCACGTCGCATACGAGGATAGAAATTCAAAAGCTTGTCCAATTACAAATTCAAGAAGATGATTCAAGAAAAGCAGACTATCcccaacattttattaaccAAGAAGTAAATTCATCTGATTCACCCTAGTTTGTATTATAATTTTAActcccatttttgtttatcaaTGGAAGCACATTTCTGACATTAGAAAGCACTGTTATGGCTGTTTGATAGCAGACAAACCTTTTATTGTGTTGAACTTGTTCCTCAATTTTGTATGCGactgaaacaaatgaattgaacAATCCAATGTTTTGGTAGGCAATAAATAAGTTCAGTAAAATAATATGTAGTCAAAATCTAGTCTATTATAGTCTATTGTAACTAAAACTTctaataattcattttcttcttttctcaaacATTCTTGCTTTGCACTCATCAGAGCGTATTATTAAATCACAAAGATAAGCTGGAACATCCACAAAAATGGCATTCAATCCCCCATGAACTCCTTTTGTGAAAGAATCATTTAGATTTATAATTCTACTCATATTTAACGATAGTTTCTCATCGTTGTCTGCGTCGTCTTTTACCATTTAGTATTGTCAACTTCACGTTCCTTAAATCATCGTCAACATaatagattgaaaaaaaagtgtagtAGATTTCGTGACTGCTGACGACGACAAAATTGTCTAGGGGTATCAAATATCATTTAGTTATTATGAGCCGTTCTGTCGTTCCCTTTCGTTAGTGTCGCCGGGACTCTGAAACCGCTTAGTTTTATTTCCTTATCTCGTGAACTCGACTAATGCAATGCAGCCATAGGTCGAGAAGAATCTGATGGTCAACGGATATTTATCGAGATAGCGGTTCTCATATCgttggatttttcaaaattttattgcgtCGTTATCAGTCGTTATGTTCCCTCCTTCTTTTGGCCGAACATCCGTCTAGTAGGCGTCTACACATTGAACTAGTTCTAGTCATCATAAGTTTAGTTTCTGTTTCAGTGCTCCTTAAACAGCTATCAAACGAAACTAAATGGCCGAGGAAACTGAGAATGAACGAAGGCAACCACCAGCAGGTATAACAATTACAAATGTTCTAATCTAATCTAAACTCGTGGCGTATTCAAATGTATACATTTGAATACGTGTCGTCAACCACATTCGACACGTGTGTGGAATGTGGTTgccactcacacacacacacataagtAAGCATTTCCCCAGTATAGTTTCTTaatctgattttcttttttgtttaagggTGCACGCTGAAAGAAATCGAACCGAATCATCGAGTCAAACTTAAATGTTGTCCATATCATATGCAAAGTAATAAAAACGGCGAAAATGATTCGACCAAATTTAGTAGCATTTCACATGGCACTTTTGAAAGTGAGACGCTGAAGGTCTTTATCCGAAAATCTGAAAGAGCAAGGATGAGGGATGGAGATCTTGAAGTCATTCGGGATCTCGCGGCTCTTCGACAGCGACCGAATTTGCAAGAAAATTTCATCCGCTACTTCGCAATGGAAGAAGACAGAGACTTTATGTAATATGTCGCAATACGTCCCATTAATATATTCAAAGAGTAatctaaaattcaaattaattttcaatgcTATACAGTTACGTCATCACAGAATGGTGCATTTGTTCCGTGGAAGATCTGTACGGTACCAGAAGTAATGAGGGAACCAATTGGATTGGAGAACAGATTTTTgtggaaaaaatcaagaaatcacTAGGACCAAAACAGATCTTATGGCAAGCCACAAAAGGACTGGAATATCTGCACCATTTGAAATATGTCCACCGAAACCTGAAGCCGAGTAACTTTTTGATCGCTAAAATTAGCGACACGGATCAGCCCGACGAGTACAAGGTGAAGCTGTCAGATTTCTCTTATAGTAAACAACCAAAGGAGAGTCCA
This window of the Daphnia pulex isolate KAP4 chromosome 5, ASM2113471v1 genome carries:
- the LOC124194038 gene encoding protein strawberry notch-like isoform X1, which translates into the protein MEKEGGGLSDFVSPTKNILLSLVNRHFSVSGYYDGTVGGKRKPYYEVDGKFKRKKSESTEYYDASDLESEEWNEDAKNDRESLPSIRNQLFIALIEKLGALLPRNWMDYLINELGGPQNVAEISNREGRVVQKDNGQILYESRSESNVPLEMINVRERERFVDGDKNIAIVSRAATNGISLHADRRVINQRRRVYILLQCPSSVDLAIHQFGCVHRSNQVTAPEFIILFSELAGERRFASIVAKHLEHFGATNSSDRHVIEPVDPSEFSIDDQHGWLALESTMRSILGYKEPVVPPPADYLGDFCKDISEALFSVGLIKNCAFGSDWAPNAFPPPYNTHLPKFLNRILGVPVELQTRLYKYFTDTLSMTIHYAKTRSDFSAMGIVDIGEGIYIHRTKLQTFTTDIATGSAAKIELHRFEFDWGMSWETAQEKWNSITGANEGFYLSNEFLNGKCGVSLIEKSDIPVSADRCDQKEFLYKVFRPNTGLQMMSQSLADRKKKLRKVTPVEARQYWDNLYFASQTDCIIIPTGMDDVLKRQWYSNVGKDCGCRHTTFCVGLSIWKDVETIVLNANGTMQVACVHVGGKRTVGLIIPTICESSISNLLTKHCGRGKFQTVTSVSLLR
- the LOC124194038 gene encoding protein strawberry notch-like isoform X2 gives rise to the protein MCRDWSSIDGRSLNLGADGKRRHFSVSGYYDGTVGGKRKPYYEVDGKFKRKKSESTEYYDASDLESEEWNEDAKNDRESLPSIRNQLFIALIEKLGALLPRNWMDYLINELGGPQNVAEISNREGRVVQKDNGQILYESRSESNVPLEMINVRERERFVDGDKNIAIVSRAATNGISLHADRRVINQRRRVYILLQCPSSVDLAIHQFGCVHRSNQVTAPEFIILFSELAGERRFASIVAKHLEHFGATNSSDRHVIEPVDPSEFSIDDQHGWLALESTMRSILGYKEPVVPPPADYLGDFCKDISEALFSVGLIKNCAFGSDWAPNAFPPPYNTHLPKFLNRILGVPVELQTRLYKYFTDTLSMTIHYAKTRSDFSAMGIVDIGEGIYIHRTKLQTFTTDIATGSAAKIELHRFEFDWGMSWETAQEKWNSITGANEGFYLSNEFLNGKCGVSLIEKSDIPVSADRCDQKEFLYKVFRPNTGLQMMSQSLADRKKKLRKVTPVEARQYWDNLYFASQTDCIIIPTGMDDVLKRQWYSNVGKDCGCRHTTFCVGLSIWKDVETIVLNANGTMQVACVHVGGKRTVGLIIPTICESSISNLLTKHCGRGKFQTVTSVSLLR
- the LOC124193931 gene encoding tubulin-specific chaperone D-like: MTLDVADECTEKEIDPSAQHQTNQTDIRLVERNWQRFSFILDQYQEQLHLIDSHLDGLLTKIINIIREEVLDYEVKHVAFRCLYFISKVRGYKVVARHLPHETADLEPLLHYLENQDHGVQLKWETHYSLFLWLSIVVKIPFHLQRFDTSTSEPIMERILNVCKKYLAGTTKAQDMAFYVSAIYLTRPDVKDSYLPGFINWAHEVLTKDSAQFKKGVLSTLAGVFKHGQREQMMEHAHAVLRTILTIKFQPSELLIQLRNRW
- the LOC124194040 gene encoding tubulin-specific chaperone D-like, which encodes MTFLDPESMKLILSTQILPRCTNPELYLRHGSILASGKVISALCQVAKDHQRRLPDELGDAAMESITQTCIDILEERFWRSYGGDPMRIAVCHFIQDLISGGFPLPDAVVDRWLKALRECLASADSNVQQSAISAVTALIGEYFRHQPVEKLTALLNHFLPEVTSNNQQARVGNALALGSMPRFLLTVSLQKVIQLLCTCALITDKTLQWAESRKNALTALSLVCTTVGIAPSSPGGVDQVTLAGIFRTFIDGFEDYTVDSRGDIGAIVLESAMYSIQVV
- the LOC124193932 gene encoding tubulin-specific chaperone D-like; this translates as MRDPTIPHIEQLEELRSIIPPPPLDISTEKECFDLWMKVMRLDTYRKAVITGLVSSIGSLTDSLVKSYSAPFMSYLRQLVAENKLDELNLVTRDILNVFQENLNSVRLMPYIFNFLDHLLSSGCLDSVFKSMSRSLLTLIRTEMTNGGKPLKLLISSVDLYCHLLRGDQPYETLLTLTDISPSLANHQDDILAIPSDTDWDEDVEALKPVKTQLRSLFIPPTLNP
- the LOC124194042 gene encoding histone H3.3-like produces the protein MVREKQTARKSTGGAGQLAALAAQKKIKGRHSQRIANQSGLKAELLKKKKHHYRPGALALKEIRRYQNSTNLLIPRVRFQRLVREISKDFKLNLRFQSGAIGTLQEASEAFLVGLFEDTNLCALHASRVTIMPKDIQLARRIRG